The Acidobacteriota bacterium nucleotide sequence TCGCCCGGTCTTCGTCGCCACTTTGCTTCACCGGAGTTCGGCGGTTGGGAAACCGCCGCTCCATACGGTCGTGTTATCGTTGGCGCCGCCGATGCCTACCGGAGAGGAAGAGCAATGGCAGCGCAGATTACCGTATCCGTCGATTCCGATGTAGCCGGCATCTACCGTTCGGCTTCGGACGAAGAGCGTCGCAAACTGGATTTGCTCATCAACTTGCATTTGCGTGATGCAACAGCCTCGAAGAAGTCACTCAGCGACATCATGTTCGACATCAGTCGCAACGCGCAACGACGGGGTCTGACTCGGGAGATCCCGCAATCCATCCTGGACACTGAATGAGCCCCCTCGACATCACGGTCCTGGTCGTCTACCTGGCGTTTATCGGCGGCCTGGCCTTCCACTTCTCCCGGCGCCAGAAATCGGCGGAGGACTACTTCCTGGCCGGACGCAACCTGCCCGGCTGGGTGGTGGGCTTCTCCCTCATGGGGACGGTGGTGAGCAGCGCCACCTTCGTGGGTCATCCCGGGAACGTCTTCTTCAGCGACATGTGGCCCTTCGCCTATCACCTGGGCCTGCCGCTGGTGGTGCTTCTGACCCTGGGGCGGTTCGTGGTCTTCTACCGCCGCACGCTGCGAATGAGCCCCTACGAGTACCTGGGAACCCGTTTCGGGTATCCGGCCCAGGCTTATGCCTCCGTCTCCTTCATCCTGAGCCGGGTCCTGGACATGAGCCTGACCGTCTACTTCCTGGGGCTGGCCCTGGCCTTCGTCACCGGGTGGGACGTGTGGTGGGTGATCCTGGTGGTGGGCCTCCTGACCGTGGCCTACACCCTGGCGGGCGGCATTCAGGGCGTGGTCTGGACCGATTTCCTGCAGGGGATCCTTCTGGTGGGGGGAGGCGTGCTCTGCTGCGCCCTGATTCTGGGGCGGGGGGACGCCGGCCAGATCGTCACCACCGCCTGGGAAGGGGGCAAGTTCAGCCTGGGCAACTGGGAACCCAGCCTGATCGAGGACAACTTCTGGCTCCTGTTCGTGGGAGGGGTCTTCCACTTCCTGCAGGCCTTCGGGACCGACCAGAACATGGTGCAGAGGTACCTGCTGGCCCGAAGCGACCGGGAGGCCCGCCGCAGCGCACAGTTGGGCATCCTCTCCTGCATCCCCATCTGGCTCCTGTTCATGTTCCTGGGAGGCCTGCTCTGGGCCTTCTACCAGGCCGACCCGTCGGCGCTTCCCCCGCAGGTCGCAGAGGTCAAGGACAACATCATTCCCCACTTCATCATGACCGAGCTGCCGCCGGGGTTGCTGGGACTGCTCCTGGCGGGACTGCTGGCGGCGGCCATGTCCAGCATGGACTCGGATCTCAACAGCATCGCGGCGGTGGTGTTGCAGAATTTCTATCGGCGGATGCGACCCGGGGCGCCTCAGCGGCGCCAGCTCATGGTGGGCCGGGCCGGGGTGGTGGCCGGCGGGCTGATGTCCATTTTCCTGGCGCAGCAGTGGATCGGCATC carries:
- a CDS encoding sodium/solute symporter (Members of the Solute:Sodium Symporter (SSS), TC 2.A.21 as described in tcdb.org, catalyze solute:Na+ symport. Known solutes for members of the family include sugars, amino acids, nucleosides, inositols, vitamins, urea or anions, depending on the system.) translates to MSPLDITVLVVYLAFIGGLAFHFSRRQKSAEDYFLAGRNLPGWVVGFSLMGTVVSSATFVGHPGNVFFSDMWPFAYHLGLPLVVLLTLGRFVVFYRRTLRMSPYEYLGTRFGYPAQAYASVSFILSRVLDMSLTVYFLGLALAFVTGWDVWWVILVVGLLTVAYTLAGGIQGVVWTDFLQGILLVGGGVLCCALILGRGDAGQIVTTAWEGGKFSLGNWEPSLIEDNFWLLFVGGVFHFLQAFGTDQNMVQRYLLARSDREARRSAQLGILSCIPIWLLFMFLGGLLWAFYQADPSALPPQVAEVKDNIIPHFIMTELPPGLLGLLLAGLLAAAMSSMDSDLNSIAAVVLQNFYRRMRPGAPQRRQLMVGRAGVVAGGLMSIFLAQQWIGIESLVKYSLGLALVVSGGKLGLFALGWLFPKATAKGAYSGLAACVLFTLWAALTRVEMPNSQSPLLDLGAYNFPWMPMTIGMIGHVLVLVVGYAASRGKGGRSGRASVW